Below is a window of Candidatus Fermentibacter sp. DNA.
CTCAATGGTGCCCGGGCTCCTGGCGTGCGGTTTCGATGTCGTCTGCGTCACCGGCGACCACAGCACCCCCTGTCCGATGAAGCAGCACAGCTGGCATCCGGTGCCCGTGCTCCTGCGCGGGGGACCCCAGAGATGCGGATGGAGCAGCACCTTCGACGAGAGGGAGGCCGCCCGTGGCGCACTGGGCACCATTCCCGCCGTCGACCTGATGGCCATCCTGCTGGCCTCCGCAGGCCGGCTCGCGAAATACGGGGCCTAGGCGTGGAAACATTCTCGAGAAGCGGTCTCGAAAGGCTCAAGGCCCGGAGGCGGGCTGTCATCCTGGCACACAGCTACCAGCCGCCGGAGATCCAGGACATTGCGGACCTCGTGGGCGATTCGCTGGAGCTGAGCCGTGCGACGGCCTCCCTGGACTGCGACGCGGTAGTGCTGTGCGGGGTGCGCTTCATGGCCGAGACAGCCGCGGTGCTCGCGCCGGGGAAGGCCGTGCTGAACCCGGCCCCAGGAGCCGGATGCCCGCTCGCCGACAGCATGGACGCTGCGTCCCTCAGGCGCCTCCAGGAGGAGCATCCCGGTGACGCCACCGTCGTCTACGTCAACTCGTCGCTCGAGGCCAAGGCCGCGAGCTGGGCCTGCTGCACCTCGGCCAACGCCTGCGCCGTGGTCTCGGCCGCCCCGACCCGGGATGTGGTGTTCGGACCCGATCGCAACCTCGGCGCATTCGTCGCGCGCAGCACCGGCAGGACGCTGTGGGTGTTCGACGGGAGCTGCCCGCCCCACGACGGGGCCGACATCGCCGACATGGAGCGCATGAGGCGGGCCTGGCCCGACGCAAGGCTGCTGGTTCACCCGGAGACTCCTCCCGCGGCCTGGGACCTGGCCGACGCCGTCCTGGGCACCGGGGCCATGATCGAGTACGTGAAGGGCGATGGGGCCCGCAGGTTCCTGATCGGGACCGAGGCGGGGATGGTCCACAGGCTGGGCGTGCTGTTCCCCGGCCGGGAGTTCTCGGCCGTCGGGCGGATCGGGTGTCCGAACATGAGGAAGACGTCCCCGGGGGCGGTCTTCTCCTGCCTCGAGGACATGGAGCCCCGGGTGCGGATCGACCGTTCGCTCGCCGACGCGGCGAGGGCCGCCATCGGGAGGATGACGGCCATTGGGTAGGGGCGCCCCGCTGGCCGGGCTCACCGTCGACTGGAAGGACGTCGAGCCGGACTGCACGAAGGCCTGGGGCCGCTGGAGGCATTCACTCAACTCGACCTATGCCAGGCTGGCCGCCTCGGCCGGCATGTGCCCGGTCGCCGTCCTGCCGTGCGGCCGTTCCGGGATCGCCTCCCTGGTCTCCTCCATCGACATCCTGATCATGACCGGCGGGAACGATCCGGATCCCGCCCTCTACGGGATGTCCCCGGAGGGCTGCGGGAGGATAGACTACGAGAGGCCCAGATGGGAGATCCCTCTCTACCGTGCCGCCAGGGCTGCCGGCGTCCCCGTCCTTGGGATCTGCCTGGGGATGCAGAGCATGGCCATCGCGGAGGGCTCGCCCCTGATAAGGGACATCGCCTCGGCCGCGGAAGGGCGCTGCATCGTCGGGCACCACGGTACCGCGGCCGAGCCCGCGCATCACCGCATCACCACCTCGGGGGGGCTTGCAGGCTCCCTGTTCGGACCGTCCGCAGCGGTTTCGAGCTTCCACCATCAGGCCGTCGCGTCGGCGCCGGATGGTTTCAGCGTCACCGCGAGGGCTGACGACGGGATCATAGAGTCCATCGAAAGCGATGACGGCCTGGCGGTGGGCGTCCAGTGGCACCCGGAGCGCGACGGCACCGGGCGGGCCCTGCTCTCCGCACTCCTGGGAAGGGCCGGGGGCTGGTGATGGTGTTCCGTACCGTGCCGAGATTCGTCGAGAGGATCTGGGGAGGTC
It encodes the following:
- the nadA gene encoding quinolinate synthase NadA, which produces METFSRSGLERLKARRRAVILAHSYQPPEIQDIADLVGDSLELSRATASLDCDAVVLCGVRFMAETAAVLAPGKAVLNPAPGAGCPLADSMDAASLRRLQEEHPGDATVVYVNSSLEAKAASWACCTSANACAVVSAAPTRDVVFGPDRNLGAFVARSTGRTLWVFDGSCPPHDGADIADMERMRRAWPDARLLVHPETPPAAWDLADAVLGTGAMIEYVKGDGARRFLIGTEAGMVHRLGVLFPGREFSAVGRIGCPNMRKTSPGAVFSCLEDMEPRVRIDRSLADAARAAIGRMTAIG
- a CDS encoding gamma-glutamyl-gamma-aminobutyrate hydrolase family protein (Members of this family of hydrolases with an active site Cys residue belong to MEROPS family C26.), which gives rise to MGRGAPLAGLTVDWKDVEPDCTKAWGRWRHSLNSTYARLAASAGMCPVAVLPCGRSGIASLVSSIDILIMTGGNDPDPALYGMSPEGCGRIDYERPRWEIPLYRAARAAGVPVLGICLGMQSMAIAEGSPLIRDIASAAEGRCIVGHHGTAAEPAHHRITTSGGLAGSLFGPSAAVSSFHHQAVASAPDGFSVTARADDGIIESIESDDGLAVGVQWHPERDGTGRALLSALLGRAGGW